The genomic segment TAGTCGCGGCAAATGATGTTGAAGAAGCTATCTGCCGTTTAGCTCAAATGGCCAGAGCAGCAGGGATCCATTTGGTCATCGCGACCCAACGCCCTTCCGTTGATGTTATTACTGGAGTAATTAAAGCGAATATCCCGAGTCGCATTTCCTTTGCGGTCAGTTCACAGATTGATTCAAGGACAATTCTTGATGCAACCGGTGCAGAAAAACTATTGGGTCGTGGCGATATGCTTTATTCACCTCAAGGGCAAAATAAACCGATTCGTGTTCAGGGCTGTTTTGTTTCTGATGATGAGGTGCAGAGAACTATTGATTATTGGAAGTCTCAAGGTAAACCGGAATACCTTGCTCCCGAAGGATTTTTTAATGAGACGGAAACGAAAATGGAAAATGCTGGACCGGATGATGAGTTGTTTATTGACGCTGGCCGAATGATTATGAACACAGGCATGGCATCTGTTTCCTTTCTTCAACGTAAATTTAAGCTGGGATATGCAAGAGCTGCTCGTTTAATTGATCTCTTAGAAGATAACGGAGTTGTTGGAGGGTATGAGGGAAGTAAGCCCCGACAGATTTTAATGACAAAAGAAGAGTTTGAGGAACGATTTGGTTGATCGAGTAAGCGGTTGTATAAGAACTCAATGTGTTACACATACTAAGAGAAATAAATCCCTTGAATTGGGTAAACAGGGAGGAAATTTCTGATGGATAAGCTTAAGTGTAACGCGGTCAACTGTCTATACAATTACAATACCCTTTGCAGTGCAGGAGAAATCAAAGTCCAAGGTGAACGTGCATTGGGTAGTGGTTCTACGTTTTGTGGAACCTTCAATTCACGGAGCTTAGGGAATTATGTATCTTCAATTGGGAATATGAATTATGGTGGCGCCGCAAAACAAATGTTTAGCAATACGACAATGGAACCTCAGGTCGTTTGTGATGCAGTGAACTGTACTTATAATAACGATCAAATCTGTAATGCCGATGCCATACAAATTCAAAATGAAGTCTCAACAACTGCGGAACAAACAGAGTGTCAAACCTTCTATCCGCGCTGATCTCTGCTCCTATTAGATTTTCAATCCGTGAATTCTTAAAATAGAGCACACTATGAGTCGTTAACATCGATTCTTGGTGTGTTCTATTTTTATGCTTTAGAGGATTAAATGAGCAGATGTCGAAAATTTTATAAGTTAGATATACATTTGCATGAATGCCATATTCTCGCAGATTATACATACTAATGATTAGAAAGAAGAAAATTTTCTTTTAATAGAGGAGGGATGAACAACTGTCTTCACATATTAAGGCCTTTTGGCTGATTTCATTCCTGTTTACAGCAATTTTTAGTTTTTTATACCTGTGGTTCACGCTTTTTCCTGGCGAAATAGATCCTTTAGCCCTTCAAATTTTTGGTTTTGAACAAGTTCAGAGGGGAAAATCCTATAGTCTCATTCCTCGCCTTTGCTATATTTTAAGCTTTTTACTCCAAATTTCTTGTTTGGGGTGGTTGATTTTTTCAGGAAGAATTCGCGGACTTGTCCGTGATGCCATGAAAATTTCTGGAGGGCGAGAGTGGGTTAGTATTCTGTTGATTATTATTAGAACGTGGTTTTTGCTCAAACTCCTAAGTTTTCCCTTTAGTATATATAGTCAATATTTCTGGCAACATCAGTGGGGCTTTTCTAATCAGAGCTTAGGGGCCTGGATCTTGGATGATTTTAAAACTTCACTCTTAGATGTCGGATTAACAGTCCTTGGGGGAATGATTCTTTTTGGATTGTTTAGGCATTGGCCCCGAGCATGGTGGGCTGTGGGAGGATCTTTTTTTGCAGCTTGGTTGGTTTTTCAATCTCTGCTTTGGCCAATTTTAGTTGCACCGCTCTTCAATCATTTTAGCAAAGTAGAAAATCTCCAAATTGTGAATATGGTCAACGAACTTGCTGAAAGGGCGGGGTTAAATATAAATCAGCTTTTGGTCATGGACGCAAGTCAAAGGACAACCAAAGCGAATGCTTATTTTACTGGGGTGGGTAGTACTCAAAGAATTGTCCTTTATGACACTTTGCTAAAAGATTATGATCTAGGCGAAATCAAAGCGGTTATTGCCCATGAAATGGCTCATTGGAAATATGGACATATCCTAAAAGGATTACTCTTAGGCATCTTAGGGAGTTTCTTACTTTGGCGGCTTGCCTTTTGGGTCTTAAATTCAATGTTTCCTTCGAGAAAGTATTCGCCTGAGGTCTGGACGATTTTATTGTTCTTCCTTTTAATCATGAGCTTTCTAAGTAATCCACTTCAGAATTATGTTTCTCGGCAAATGGAAACTGAAGCGGATATCTTGGCGGTTCAACTGACGAAAGATGTTTCCTCAACCGTTCGTTTACAAAGCAATCTTGCTACGCGTAATCTTTCGGATGTATCTCCGCCACCGTTTATCACGTGGTTTAGTTACACTCATCCTTCGGCAGTAACGCGAATAGAGACGATTCAGGAGCTTTCACAGAAATAAGATTTTTATATTCTTTTATTGTTGATCCCTTTGGAGTATGATTAGTCTAATTCACATTTTACGGGTTATTTAAGCCTCGAATTATTACTAGAGAGTGAGAGGAAGAGAGAAAATGGCAAAGTTCTTAGTGGTGGATTTTGAATTTTCTGTACCAAGGGCATATGGTAAGCCAAGAGCCTGGTTTCCAGAAATAATTGAGGTTGGAGCGGTGCTGTCGGATTCTCTAGGCAATCCGACAGACCAAACCTATAGCGCTTTTGTCAAACCTAGAATTTGGACACGCTTGGCTGAGGAAAGCTATGCGATAACAGGAATACGTCAAGCAGATATAGATGGGGGCGTTGACATTGAGGCCTCTTTAAATATCCTGCAAAAAATGTCCCCTGACAAGGATACGTGGTTAGTCGCCTGGGGAGATGCTGATCGAAAAGTCCTCGGTAACGTCTGTGAAAAATATAGTTTGGACTATCCTTTTGCTTGGGACAACTATTTAGATCTGGCCGAGGAATATAAAATTTTTTGTAAGTTAGATAGAAAAGCATCCTTAAAACGGGCGATTGAGGAAAATGAAATTCCGCAAATCGGGATTCTTCATTCAGCTTTAGATGATGCAATCAATGCTGCCCAGGTTATGGCATGGATGATGAAGAACGGCTGGGTGATGGGAAGTCTAGAGGCTACTAAAGATGCGGAGACCAAGGCTGCGGTTACGCATACGAGAAGTAAGGAAAACCGTTTGGTTTGAATAAATTAAAGGGTGTTGACAAAGTCTAATGCTAGAAAGACATGCAACTAGGAGAGTGAGCTATGGGCAAAGTCATTATTGTTGAAGGTAAAACAGACCGTGAGCAACTCTTGAAAGTATTAGACGAACCGGTAGAATTCCTCTGTAGTAATGGTACATTGAGTTATGAGAAACTGGAAGAATGGGCTGAGTGGTTAGAAAGCTCAGAAATTTATATTTTTGTGGATGCAGATGATCCTGGGAATAAGTTGCGAAAACGAATTAACCAAGAGCTGCCTGAGGTTCACCATCTTTATACGCATAAAGTGTATCGCGAAATTGCCACAACTCCTATTGATGTATTGACCGAGATTTTAGAACATGCTCATTTTGACGTAAAGGTTATAGAATAATAATTAGCTTTTTTAGAAAATAAGTATAGAGACAGCCCAGAGGACTCGGTATAAGCCGAGTTCTTTTTCGATTCCAAAAAGAGAGAAGTGCTATT from the Desulfitobacterium metallireducens DSM 15288 genome contains:
- a CDS encoding DUF1540 domain-containing protein; its protein translation is MDKLKCNAVNCLYNYNTLCSAGEIKVQGERALGSGSTFCGTFNSRSLGNYVSSIGNMNYGGAAKQMFSNTTMEPQVVCDAVNCTYNNDQICNADAIQIQNEVSTTAEQTECQTFYPR
- a CDS encoding M48 family metallopeptidase, which translates into the protein MGWLIFSGRIRGLVRDAMKISGGREWVSILLIIIRTWFLLKLLSFPFSIYSQYFWQHQWGFSNQSLGAWILDDFKTSLLDVGLTVLGGMILFGLFRHWPRAWWAVGGSFFAAWLVFQSLLWPILVAPLFNHFSKVENLQIVNMVNELAERAGLNINQLLVMDASQRTTKANAYFTGVGSTQRIVLYDTLLKDYDLGEIKAVIAHEMAHWKYGHILKGLLLGILGSFLLWRLAFWVLNSMFPSRKYSPEVWTILLFFLLIMSFLSNPLQNYVSRQMETEADILAVQLTKDVSSTVRLQSNLATRNLSDVSPPPFITWFSYTHPSAVTRIETIQELSQK
- the kapD gene encoding 3'-5' exonuclease KapD is translated as MAKFLVVDFEFSVPRAYGKPRAWFPEIIEVGAVLSDSLGNPTDQTYSAFVKPRIWTRLAEESYAITGIRQADIDGGVDIEASLNILQKMSPDKDTWLVAWGDADRKVLGNVCEKYSLDYPFAWDNYLDLAEEYKIFCKLDRKASLKRAIEENEIPQIGILHSALDDAINAAQVMAWMMKNGWVMGSLEATKDAETKAAVTHTRSKENRLV
- a CDS encoding toprim domain-containing protein, translated to MGKVIIVEGKTDREQLLKVLDEPVEFLCSNGTLSYEKLEEWAEWLESSEIYIFVDADDPGNKLRKRINQELPEVHHLYTHKVYREIATTPIDVLTEILEHAHFDVKVIE